The following coding sequences lie in one Polluticoccus soli genomic window:
- the purH gene encoding bifunctional phosphoribosylaminoimidazolecarboxamide formyltransferase/IMP cyclohydrolase — MNRRIQSALISVFYKDGLEPIVRKLNELGVTIYSTGGTQTFIEQLGIPCTAVETVTSYPSILGGRVKTLHPKVFGGILARRDFEDDQKHVAEYEIPLLDLVIVDLYPFEETVKSTNDEKTIIEKIDIGGVSLIRAAGKNYKDVCIVASRNQYGSLLELLQSQNGETTIENRRAFAAAAFAECAHYDVAIASYFNQEHSSSFQMSVGNEKSLRYGENPHQSAAFYGDIDAIFDKLNGKELSYNNLVDTDAACQIISEFSKPAFAIIKHTNVCGVAERGDVVSAWEAALAGDPESAFGGVLITNQPITLEVAQKINELFFEILVAPSFNEDALALLKGKKNRILLLQKESFFPQREYKRILNGVLVQEADKTNYAEWMEAGAQDTTDEQKQDLVFANIVCKHLKSNAIALVKDKQLIGKGCGQTSRIDALRQALDKSKQFGFKLEGAVLASDAFFPFDDCARMAHEAGIKAIIQPGGSMRDNDTIQYCKEQGMALVLTQTRHFKH; from the coding sequence ATGAACCGCCGTATTCAATCTGCACTGATATCTGTTTTCTATAAAGATGGCCTGGAACCGATCGTTCGCAAGCTGAACGAACTGGGAGTAACTATTTACTCTACGGGTGGAACGCAGACCTTTATCGAGCAACTGGGCATTCCGTGCACGGCGGTTGAAACTGTTACCAGCTATCCTTCTATCCTGGGTGGCCGCGTAAAAACCCTGCATCCTAAAGTATTCGGTGGTATCCTGGCTCGTCGCGATTTCGAAGACGATCAGAAACACGTAGCTGAATACGAGATTCCCCTGCTCGACCTGGTGATCGTTGACCTGTATCCGTTCGAGGAAACAGTAAAAAGCACCAACGACGAGAAAACTATCATCGAGAAAATCGACATCGGTGGTGTATCGCTGATACGTGCTGCCGGTAAGAATTATAAAGACGTTTGCATCGTAGCATCACGCAACCAATACGGCTCGCTGTTGGAGCTGCTGCAATCACAAAACGGTGAAACAACTATTGAAAACCGTCGTGCTTTTGCTGCTGCAGCTTTTGCTGAGTGCGCACACTACGATGTAGCTATCGCTTCTTATTTCAACCAGGAGCATAGCAGTTCATTCCAAATGTCTGTCGGTAATGAAAAATCACTTCGCTACGGCGAAAACCCACACCAGTCGGCGGCGTTCTATGGTGATATTGATGCTATCTTCGACAAGCTGAATGGTAAAGAACTTTCTTACAACAACCTTGTTGATACAGATGCTGCCTGCCAGATCATTTCAGAATTCAGCAAGCCAGCGTTTGCCATCATCAAACACACCAACGTGTGTGGCGTTGCAGAACGTGGTGATGTAGTGAGCGCATGGGAAGCTGCACTTGCCGGCGATCCTGAAAGTGCTTTCGGTGGTGTGCTCATCACCAACCAGCCGATCACATTGGAAGTAGCACAAAAGATCAACGAACTCTTCTTCGAAATACTGGTAGCGCCTTCATTCAATGAAGATGCGTTAGCATTGCTGAAAGGCAAGAAGAACCGTATACTGCTACTGCAAAAAGAATCATTCTTCCCTCAACGCGAATACAAGCGTATACTGAACGGTGTGCTGGTGCAGGAAGCCGATAAGACCAACTATGCAGAATGGATGGAAGCCGGCGCGCAGGATACCACTGACGAGCAGAAACAAGACCTGGTATTTGCCAACATCGTGTGCAAGCACCTCAAGTCGAACGCTATCGCACTGGTAAAAGACAAGCAACTGATCGGTAAAGGTTGCGGCCAAACCAGCCGCATCGATGCGCTTCGCCAGGCTTTGGACAAGTCGAAACAATTCGGCTTCAAGCTGGAAGGTGCAGTATTGGCATCAGACGCGTTCTTCCCGTTCGATGATTGCGCGAGGATGGCTCACGAGGCAGGTATCAAAGCGATCATTCAGCCGGGTGGCTCTATGCGCGACAACGACACTATCCAGTACTGCAAAGAGCAGGGGATGGCGCTCGTGCTGACACAAACTCGTCACTTTAAGCACTAA
- a CDS encoding aminotransferase class IV, which yields MFAHLNYVNLSGQLIPATSASVSHDNRAFRYGYGLFETMLVRKGVIELWHYHAERLFDGLKQLRFDLPTLFNSDRLQEEVLHTVRKNQLDELCRVRLQVSAGSGGLYDSAGKAEYCIECFPLEKHITELNEAGLVTGLAQDLVKSSDSLSNLKSCSALIYATAAQQAKANKWNDALILNTSGNIIESTIANLFWIKDSKVFTPPLSEGCIAGVMRRHLITILPQRGYIVQEQAATKSMLQAADAVFLTNAIRKIKWICRIDETEYAMHMIPDIYNTAFK from the coding sequence ATGTTTGCACACTTGAACTACGTCAATCTTTCCGGCCAATTAATACCAGCAACTAGTGCCTCTGTCTCCCACGACAACAGGGCATTCCGTTACGGATATGGCCTGTTTGAGACTATGCTTGTGAGGAAAGGCGTGATCGAGCTATGGCATTACCATGCGGAGCGGCTGTTTGACGGACTGAAACAACTGCGCTTCGACCTCCCTACCCTGTTCAATTCCGATAGATTGCAGGAAGAAGTACTGCATACCGTGCGCAAAAACCAGCTCGACGAACTGTGCCGCGTGCGTCTACAGGTTTCGGCAGGCAGTGGCGGCTTATACGATTCGGCGGGTAAGGCGGAATACTGCATAGAATGTTTCCCCCTCGAAAAACACATTACCGAACTAAATGAAGCAGGATTGGTTACTGGCCTTGCCCAAGACCTTGTTAAGAGTTCAGATAGCCTGTCCAACCTGAAATCTTGCAGCGCGCTGATCTATGCAACAGCAGCCCAACAGGCAAAAGCCAACAAGTGGAACGACGCGCTCATACTGAATACATCCGGGAATATTATTGAGAGCACAATAGCCAATCTCTTCTGGATAAAGGACAGCAAAGTCTTTACTCCACCGCTTTCTGAAGGCTGTATTGCCGGTGTAATGCGAAGGCATCTTATTACCATCCTTCCCCAACGCGGCTATATAGTACAAGAACAAGCAGCTACCAAGTCTATGCTACAGGCGGCAGATGCGGTTTTCCTCACTAACGCTATCCGGAAGATAAAATGGATATGTAGAATTGATGAGACTGAGTATGCTATGCATATGATTCCCGACATCTATAACACTGCCTTTAAATAA
- a CDS encoding 3-hydroxyacyl-CoA dehydrogenase/enoyl-CoA hydratase family protein — MNRAIRRVAVVGSGVMGSRIAAHFAGIGVQVLLLDIVPNELNDAEKAKSLTLENKQVRNRIVNDALQATLKGKPSAVYSKAVASKIQTGNIEDDLPKIAECDWVIEVVIERLDIKQKIFERIEQYRKPGTLITSNTSGIPIRMMAEGRSEDFRKHFCGTHFFNPPRYLRLLEIIPAPDTKPEVISFLMDYGSRFLGKTTVLCKDTPAFIANRVGVFGFMAVFKVMHQLGLNIDDVDTLTGPVMGRPKSATFRTGDVVGLDTLVHVAKALPQNVPNDEMKELFNLPPFIEKMIENKWFGDKTGQGFYKKVKAPFTASPEARGDEKQVVMPKSEIFTLNLETMEYGPKQKSKFATLETAKPIEELPARLKALYAGQDKAGEFYRLFHHLIFAYASNRVPEIADEVYKIDDALKAGFGWELGAFESWDVLGVEKVLEHMKAGNVKPAAWVEEMVAKGNKTFYKNEDGKKKYYDIHTQSYEAIPGTDTFILLENLSDKVVWSNSACKLVDIGDDVVALQWSTKMNSIGGEVLAGVNKAVAIAEEKYKGLVIANSGPNFSAGANVGLIFMFAAEQEYDELDMAIRQFQNSTMRLRYSSVPVVVAPHGLTLGGGCEMCLHADAVQAAAESYIGLVELGVGLIPGGGGTKEMAVRAGDRIIKEDIEVNYLQQLFINVGTAKVSTSAHEAFDNFVLRKGTDSISMNQDRRIADAKRKVLAMYELGYTQPSMRADIKVQGRGGMGGLLSGLHAMRLGNYISDYDQFLAQKLAYVICGGDLSAATTVTEQYLLDLERETFLSLCGQKKTLERLQSILQTGKPLRN, encoded by the coding sequence AAAGCAGTAGCCAGCAAGATACAGACCGGGAATATTGAAGATGATCTGCCAAAGATCGCCGAGTGCGATTGGGTGATAGAAGTGGTGATAGAACGACTGGACATCAAGCAAAAGATATTTGAGCGCATAGAGCAGTACCGCAAGCCCGGTACGCTGATCACCTCCAATACATCGGGGATTCCGATACGGATGATGGCGGAAGGCCGGAGCGAGGACTTCCGGAAGCATTTCTGCGGGACGCACTTTTTCAATCCACCGCGCTACCTGCGGTTACTAGAGATCATACCGGCGCCGGATACCAAACCGGAAGTCATCAGTTTCCTGATGGATTACGGCAGCAGGTTCCTGGGTAAAACCACGGTATTGTGCAAAGACACCCCAGCGTTTATTGCCAACCGTGTAGGTGTATTTGGCTTTATGGCTGTGTTTAAGGTCATGCATCAGCTTGGACTGAATATCGATGACGTAGATACCCTCACTGGTCCGGTAATGGGCCGACCCAAATCCGCAACTTTCCGTACCGGCGACGTGGTAGGTCTTGACACGCTGGTGCATGTGGCTAAAGCTCTGCCACAAAACGTGCCCAACGATGAGATGAAGGAGCTATTCAACTTGCCTCCTTTCATCGAAAAAATGATAGAAAATAAATGGTTTGGCGATAAAACAGGGCAGGGTTTTTATAAGAAAGTAAAGGCACCATTCACTGCATCACCCGAAGCAAGAGGCGATGAAAAACAGGTAGTAATGCCTAAGAGTGAAATATTTACGCTAAACCTGGAGACCATGGAATATGGCCCAAAGCAGAAGTCAAAGTTTGCCACCCTGGAAACTGCGAAGCCAATAGAAGAGCTTCCTGCCAGGTTGAAAGCTTTGTATGCCGGACAGGATAAAGCAGGTGAATTCTACCGCCTGTTTCACCACCTGATATTCGCCTATGCCAGCAACCGTGTTCCCGAAATTGCCGATGAGGTCTACAAAATAGACGATGCGCTTAAAGCCGGTTTCGGCTGGGAATTAGGTGCGTTTGAAAGCTGGGATGTGCTGGGTGTAGAGAAAGTGCTGGAGCACATGAAAGCAGGCAACGTAAAACCTGCGGCATGGGTGGAAGAGATGGTCGCCAAAGGCAACAAGACCTTTTACAAAAATGAAGATGGCAAAAAGAAATACTACGATATCCATACTCAGTCTTACGAGGCAATTCCAGGCACAGATACATTTATCCTGCTGGAAAATCTTAGCGATAAAGTTGTTTGGAGTAATAGCGCCTGCAAGCTGGTAGATATTGGTGACGATGTAGTAGCTCTGCAATGGAGCACCAAGATGAACAGCATAGGCGGGGAAGTATTGGCTGGCGTGAATAAAGCTGTTGCAATAGCTGAAGAGAAATACAAAGGTCTGGTCATAGCCAACAGCGGCCCCAACTTCAGTGCAGGCGCCAATGTGGGCCTTATCTTCATGTTTGCAGCCGAGCAGGAATACGATGAGCTGGATATGGCCATCAGGCAATTTCAGAACAGCACTATGCGTTTGCGTTATAGTAGCGTTCCTGTAGTAGTAGCACCACACGGGCTGACACTGGGTGGTGGCTGTGAAATGTGCCTACATGCTGATGCTGTACAAGCAGCCGCCGAAAGCTATATCGGGTTAGTGGAACTAGGCGTAGGCCTGATACCCGGCGGTGGCGGTACGAAGGAAATGGCCGTGCGCGCCGGCGACCGTATCATAAAAGAAGATATAGAGGTTAACTACCTGCAGCAATTGTTCATCAACGTAGGCACGGCCAAAGTATCAACGTCGGCACATGAAGCGTTCGACAATTTCGTGCTTCGCAAAGGCACTGATAGTATATCGATGAACCAGGATAGGCGCATAGCAGATGCCAAGCGAAAAGTGCTGGCAATGTATGAGCTGGGATATACACAGCCCTCTATGCGCGCAGACATTAAGGTTCAGGGCCGTGGCGGTATGGGTGGTTTGTTGAGCGGCCTGCATGCTATGCGGTTAGGCAACTACATCAGCGATTACGATCAATTCCTTGCTCAGAAACTGGCCTATGTGATATGCGGTGGCGATCTGTCGGCAGCTACAACAGTGACCGAGCAATACCTGCTCGACCTGGAGCGGGAAACCTTCCTGAGCCTGTGCGGACAAAAGAAAACATTGGAACGATTGCAAAGTATTTTACAAACCGGTAAACCCTTAAGAAACTAA
- a CDS encoding tetratricopeptide repeat protein → MTNVRKGVWRMKRELYKLLLMVLLAILPALSFAQGDPITQARIFVEQKQYEKAIDIYKKLYDQNPTNADVYTEYLNVLIQSKDLKGAEKLVGEQQKMRQHHPLSYVDMGRVYLAAGKDKKAEEQFDEAIKFINGDDLMTQQIANAFSTLGRDDYTLKTYERARDILKNPYFYSGPMSRLYAKSGQIEKAINTLLEAGPGQQGMLEDTKATLLEFLGTDKKNLQQAQKTLVKKINEQPENPYYAELLTWLYTQRDDWDGALLQIEALDERNKENGDRLLEFARYAAKEDKYEYAIKGYDAIIAKGAKLPYYSLAKSEKLGVLFAQLQANYAYKPSDVATVQKEYEAFFAEFPQYYTSESIRDYARLEARYANNPQKAVDLLTKALEQPALRKDIAGRVKLDLGDYYILTGKVWEASLLYSQVDKDFREDLLGEEARFRNAKLAYYRGDFQWAEGQLSVLKASTSELIANDALYLSVLILENITPDSNFVPIRRFAYADLLTFQNKDKEAETLLDSLLTAFPEHPLKDDILMQKAELAEKHREYARALTFLKEIHDKHAEDVLGDDAVFKIADINERYLKQNDEAKKYYELLIVNYPGSTYVQVARNRLAALQTGTPAIP, encoded by the coding sequence ATGACTAACGTGAGAAAAGGAGTGTGGAGAATGAAACGTGAATTATATAAACTACTGCTGATGGTGTTACTGGCAATCTTGCCTGCACTATCATTCGCGCAGGGCGATCCTATTACACAGGCTCGCATATTCGTAGAACAGAAGCAGTACGAAAAAGCAATAGACATCTACAAAAAACTGTACGACCAAAACCCGACCAATGCCGACGTGTACACGGAGTACCTGAATGTGTTGATACAATCGAAAGATCTGAAGGGTGCTGAAAAGCTGGTTGGCGAACAGCAAAAAATGCGACAGCATCATCCGCTGAGTTATGTGGATATGGGTCGTGTGTATTTAGCAGCTGGTAAAGACAAAAAAGCTGAGGAGCAGTTTGACGAAGCTATTAAGTTCATTAACGGCGACGATCTGATGACGCAGCAAATAGCTAATGCATTTAGTACACTTGGTCGTGATGACTACACGCTGAAGACCTACGAACGCGCACGTGATATTCTCAAGAACCCTTACTTCTATAGCGGCCCAATGTCAAGGTTATATGCCAAGAGCGGCCAGATAGAGAAAGCAATCAACACGCTGTTAGAAGCAGGTCCGGGTCAGCAGGGCATGCTGGAAGATACCAAAGCTACATTGCTGGAATTTTTAGGCACCGATAAAAAGAATCTGCAACAGGCGCAGAAAACGCTGGTGAAAAAAATAAACGAGCAACCAGAGAATCCATACTACGCCGAGCTGTTGACATGGCTGTATACACAACGCGATGATTGGGATGGTGCCTTATTGCAGATAGAAGCATTGGACGAGCGCAACAAGGAGAATGGAGACCGACTGCTAGAGTTTGCACGCTATGCAGCGAAGGAGGATAAATATGAATATGCTATAAAAGGCTACGATGCCATAATAGCTAAGGGCGCCAAATTGCCTTACTATAGTCTGGCCAAAAGTGAAAAACTTGGTGTATTGTTCGCCCAACTGCAGGCCAATTATGCATACAAGCCTTCGGACGTAGCCACTGTACAAAAAGAATACGAAGCCTTCTTTGCAGAATTCCCGCAGTATTATACTTCAGAATCCATTAGGGACTATGCCAGGCTGGAAGCACGTTACGCCAACAACCCGCAAAAGGCTGTAGACCTTTTGACGAAAGCCTTGGAGCAACCGGCGTTGCGCAAGGATATCGCCGGCAGGGTAAAACTCGACCTGGGCGATTACTATATCCTTACAGGAAAGGTATGGGAAGCATCACTATTATATAGCCAGGTGGATAAAGATTTTCGCGAAGACCTGCTGGGCGAAGAAGCTCGTTTCAGAAACGCCAAGCTCGCATATTACCGCGGCGACTTTCAATGGGCTGAAGGACAGCTTTCGGTATTGAAAGCCTCAACCTCTGAACTGATCGCTAACGACGCTCTGTACCTATCGGTATTGATACTGGAGAATATTACGCCTGACAGCAACTTCGTACCCATACGCCGGTTCGCCTATGCCGACCTGCTGACGTTCCAAAACAAGGATAAAGAAGCGGAGACACTGCTGGATAGCCTGCTTACAGCCTTCCCGGAACATCCGTTGAAAGATGATATCCTGATGCAGAAAGCCGAACTTGCCGAGAAGCATCGTGAATACGCAAGAGCGCTCACCTTCCTGAAAGAGATACATGACAAACATGCAGAGGACGTATTGGGCGATGACGCTGTGTTCAAAATAGCTGACATTAATGAACGCTACCTGAAGCAGAATGACGAAGCCAAAAAATACTATGAGCTGCTAATAGTGAATTATCCTGGAAGCACGTATGTGCAGGTCGCACGCAATAGACTAGCGGCACTACAAACGGGCACACCCGCTATACCTTAA
- a CDS encoding outer membrane beta-barrel protein, whose amino-acid sequence MRCFLLAIIMIAGIMGTKAQRVNFGAEAGLSLSSMAIRHQGEQVKAGMTPGLKAGVIGDVRFNDMFSVQPGLYFNQKGYTDNGIKTTLPYAELPVNFQFRFPAWHGHFFTGGGPYAAYLLNDKNIAFENQHIENTISNVKPFDMGININGGYLLRGSAFIRANAGFGFMNLNGNGNTENALRNCSLSFTLGYMLSQ is encoded by the coding sequence ATGAGGTGTTTTTTACTGGCAATAATAATGATAGCAGGCATAATGGGAACGAAGGCCCAGCGCGTGAACTTTGGTGCTGAAGCTGGCCTTTCTCTCAGTAGCATGGCTATCCGTCACCAGGGCGAACAGGTTAAAGCCGGTATGACCCCGGGATTGAAAGCGGGGGTTATCGGCGATGTCCGGTTCAATGATATGTTCTCCGTACAGCCCGGGTTGTATTTCAACCAGAAAGGCTACACTGATAACGGAATAAAAACCACACTGCCTTATGCAGAACTGCCAGTCAATTTCCAGTTCCGCTTCCCCGCATGGCACGGGCATTTCTTTACCGGAGGTGGGCCCTACGCCGCCTATTTGCTCAACGACAAGAATATAGCTTTCGAAAACCAGCATATCGAAAACACGATCAGCAATGTCAAGCCTTTCGATATGGGCATCAATATAAACGGTGGCTACCTGCTGCGTGGCAGCGCTTTTATTCGCGCCAATGCGGGTTTTGGGTTCATGAACCTGAACGGCAATGGCAACACCGAAAATGCCCTCCGCAACTGCTCGCTGAGCTTTACGCTGGGCTACATGCTTTCCCAATAG
- a CDS encoding ComEC/Rec2 family competence protein → MKQWPVNKADFWEQAPFTRLLLPLIAGIAVYNDINLTFNTIITGITICLLLFIVVALARKQHTAVRIVHFVLLHAVVILSAWALCFLNDVRNNKDWFGKQVSTADAFVATIAEPPAEKEKTWKLEVNVLGSIKGTMLSKTSGSAFVYVFKYGDHFPFKQGDTVFLPNNWQPIKNAGNPFEFDYARYTAQHNLYFQQFLAQSDIRLFNRSTSLAWTDEVHNWCMARLQTFISDKQTLGLIQAMLIGDEANLDSELRQAYSETGIIHVIVISGSHIAFFFFIITFCLGWIRSKKYRWIKYALALPLIWAYVLISGAPPSAVRAAIMFSILGVGFIFQKQPNSLNQLFAAAFVLLCVQPMWLYSVGFQLSFIAVLSLIVFYKPIYNLWQPSHAITRGLWGTIVASIAAEILVAPLVVYYFHLFPLMFIIANVAAFLFMGIVLVAGMLIIAFSSMAPVAHLLAIVTTWLTSVFHTFVFNIQQFNPASLLHLNITTIEMVLLYGTITLAAIYFFKKKRPVLFVALATFCVLVISLGVSRWQALHQQRLIVYNINHINHIELIEGWKYSVLNSDTSLTEKQRTYALKPAQVGWYAWEGTTSLNTRSFEIVGKKVLILDSATAMASVPSDYIIVNFKPKPRQLAEINALYHPQKIILGSHVSRSQSIKCKQVCDSLHIPMHATQTDGAFILPGL, encoded by the coding sequence ATGAAGCAATGGCCGGTAAATAAAGCTGACTTCTGGGAGCAGGCGCCTTTTACAAGGCTACTGTTGCCGCTGATAGCAGGCATTGCTGTTTATAACGACATCAACTTAACTTTCAATACTATTATAACAGGCATAACAATATGCCTGTTGCTATTTATAGTAGTTGCTTTGGCCCGCAAGCAACACACAGCCGTTCGCATTGTGCATTTTGTATTGCTGCATGCTGTGGTCATTCTTTCAGCTTGGGCTCTGTGCTTTTTAAATGATGTTCGCAACAATAAAGACTGGTTTGGCAAACAGGTATCAACCGCGGATGCGTTCGTCGCAACCATTGCAGAGCCGCCGGCTGAAAAAGAGAAAACATGGAAACTGGAAGTGAATGTTCTGGGTAGCATCAAAGGAACCATGCTTTCGAAAACTTCTGGCAGTGCATTCGTGTACGTCTTCAAATACGGCGATCATTTTCCTTTCAAACAAGGCGACACCGTATTCCTGCCCAACAATTGGCAGCCGATAAAAAACGCGGGCAATCCTTTCGAGTTTGACTATGCACGCTACACGGCACAGCATAACTTGTATTTCCAGCAGTTTCTTGCACAGAGTGATATAAGGTTATTCAACCGAAGCACTAGTCTTGCATGGACAGATGAAGTACACAACTGGTGCATGGCGCGCCTTCAAACATTTATCTCTGATAAACAAACGCTGGGCCTGATACAGGCAATGCTGATAGGTGACGAAGCAAATCTTGACAGCGAACTAAGGCAGGCTTATTCCGAAACAGGCATTATTCATGTTATTGTTATCTCCGGTTCGCACATTGCGTTTTTCTTTTTCATTATCACCTTTTGTCTTGGCTGGATCAGGAGTAAAAAATATCGTTGGATAAAATACGCGTTGGCCTTGCCGCTAATCTGGGCGTATGTATTAATATCCGGAGCACCGCCGTCTGCTGTGCGTGCAGCCATCATGTTCTCCATTCTGGGTGTCGGCTTTATCTTCCAGAAACAACCCAATAGTTTGAATCAATTATTTGCGGCAGCTTTCGTTCTATTGTGTGTGCAGCCAATGTGGTTGTATTCTGTGGGCTTTCAGCTGTCGTTTATCGCAGTGCTGTCACTGATAGTTTTCTACAAACCTATCTACAACCTATGGCAACCTTCCCATGCCATAACGCGCGGGCTCTGGGGAACGATCGTTGCGAGTATTGCTGCCGAAATTTTAGTTGCACCGTTAGTGGTTTACTATTTCCATTTGTTCCCGCTAATGTTCATTATAGCCAACGTCGCAGCCTTCCTTTTTATGGGTATTGTGTTGGTAGCCGGCATGCTGATCATCGCATTCAGCTCTATGGCACCAGTAGCACATTTGCTGGCTATCGTGACAACATGGCTGACTTCAGTGTTTCACACATTCGTATTCAACATACAGCAATTCAATCCAGCTTCACTGCTGCATCTAAATATCACAACCATCGAAATGGTATTGCTGTATGGCACCATTACCCTTGCTGCTATTTACTTTTTCAAAAAGAAAAGACCTGTCTTATTTGTAGCACTAGCAACGTTCTGTGTTTTAGTGATATCATTGGGCGTCAGTCGCTGGCAGGCATTGCACCAGCAAAGACTAATCGTCTATAATATTAACCACATCAATCACATCGAACTTATAGAAGGCTGGAAGTACTCAGTGCTCAATTCGGATACCAGCCTTACCGAAAAGCAGCGCACCTATGCATTAAAACCAGCACAGGTCGGCTGGTATGCATGGGAAGGAACGACATCGCTGAACACCAGGTCTTTTGAAATAGTTGGCAAAAAAGTTTTGATATTAGACTCTGCGACTGCCATGGCGTCCGTGCCCTCAGATTATATTATTGTCAATTTCAAGCCCAAACCCCGTCAGCTGGCTGAGATCAACGCGCTGTACCACCCACAAAAGATAATCCTGGGCAGCCATGTATCGCGCAGCCAATCAATAAAATGCAAGCAGGTCTGCGATAGCCTGCACATACCCATGCACGCCACCCAGACGGATGGCGCCTTTATACTGCCAGGCTTATAA
- a CDS encoding GNAT family N-acetyltransferase — translation MVSILIDNELLLRSFQPDDAPALFKAVDESRMHLRSWLRWVDATTKQEHILQFIQRTQQQLHNQQALELGIFHNRDIIGGIGMHDWDHLLKKAQLGYWIKKEYEGQGIINKCLVRFIDFLFEKPGLNKIEIHFMPANKRSAKVAERLGCKVEGVIRQSYFMNGRLEDLVITGLLKTEWKSPNN, via the coding sequence ATGGTTTCTATACTCATAGACAATGAGTTATTGCTCCGTTCGTTTCAACCGGACGATGCCCCTGCTTTGTTCAAAGCGGTAGATGAATCGCGTATGCACCTGAGGTCGTGGCTGCGTTGGGTAGATGCTACCACCAAACAGGAGCATATCCTGCAGTTCATACAACGCACCCAACAGCAGCTGCATAACCAGCAAGCGTTGGAGCTAGGCATCTTCCATAACCGCGACATCATTGGCGGCATTGGCATGCACGACTGGGACCATCTGTTGAAGAAAGCGCAGCTGGGTTACTGGATCAAGAAAGAATACGAAGGTCAGGGCATTATCAATAAATGCCTTGTTCGCTTTATAGATTTCCTGTTCGAGAAACCGGGCCTCAATAAGATAGAGATCCACTTTATGCCTGCTAACAAACGTAGCGCCAAAGTAGCCGAAAGGCTTGGCTGCAAAGTAGAGGGTGTCATCCGCCAGAGCTATTTCATGAACGGCAGGTTAGAAGACCTGGTTATCACAGGCCTGCTAAAAACTGAGTGGAAGAGCCCTAATAATTAG
- a CDS encoding UDP-3-O-(3-hydroxymyristoyl)glucosamine N-acyltransferase, with protein sequence MRFEQAVSVQWLAEFTGAELVGDTEQMATGINEIHKVIPGDISFVDFEKYYNKCLLSAATIIIINKKVECPQGKTLLVHPDPFSAYVKIVKHFRPFEPANKMISDTAIIGDDTHIQPGVFIGNHVQIGKNCLIHPNVTIYDHVIIGDNVIIHAGSVIGADAFYFKRRKELKSQYDKLESCGRVIIENDVEIGACCTIDKGVSGDTIIGLGTKLDNHIHIGHGAVIGRNCLFAAQVGVGGKAIIQDEVILWGQVGVSKDLTIGQGAIVYAQSGVAQSIEGGKVYFGSPVEDARSKMREFNWIKRIPEIWDKITNPKNI encoded by the coding sequence ATGAGGTTTGAGCAGGCGGTGTCTGTACAATGGCTGGCAGAATTTACTGGAGCGGAATTGGTAGGCGATACAGAACAGATGGCTACGGGTATCAATGAGATACACAAAGTGATTCCGGGTGATATTTCGTTTGTTGACTTTGAGAAGTATTACAATAAATGCCTGCTTTCGGCTGCGACGATTATTATCATCAACAAAAAAGTTGAATGTCCACAAGGCAAAACCCTGCTGGTACACCCTGATCCGTTCAGTGCATACGTGAAAATTGTAAAGCACTTCCGCCCGTTCGAGCCTGCCAATAAGATGATCAGCGATACAGCTATCATCGGTGACGATACACATATACAGCCCGGCGTGTTCATAGGCAACCATGTGCAGATCGGTAAAAACTGTCTGATACATCCTAACGTAACCATTTACGACCACGTTATTATTGGCGACAATGTGATCATCCACGCCGGTTCTGTTATTGGCGCAGATGCTTTCTATTTCAAGCGCCGGAAAGAACTGAAGTCACAATACGATAAACTGGAAAGCTGTGGTCGTGTCATCATAGAGAATGATGTAGAAATAGGCGCGTGCTGTACTATCGACAAAGGTGTAAGCGGCGATACCATCATTGGTCTCGGCACCAAGCTTGATAACCATATCCACATTGGCCATGGTGCGGTAATAGGCCGCAATTGCCTGTTTGCCGCGCAGGTGGGCGTTGGCGGCAAAGCCATCATACAAGACGAAGTAATACTCTGGGGACAGGTAGGTGTAAGTAAAGATCTGACCATCGGCCAGGGTGCTATAGTGTATGCGCAAAGCGGCGTTGCTCAGAGCATCGAAGGCGGCAAAGTTTACTTTGGTAGTCCCGTCGAAGACGCGCGCTCCAAAATGCGTGAGTTCAACTGGATCAAACGTATTCCTGAGATCTGGGATAAGATCACCAACCCAAAGAATATCTAA